A genomic region of Papaver somniferum cultivar HN1 chromosome 7, ASM357369v1, whole genome shotgun sequence contains the following coding sequences:
- the LOC113298545 gene encoding protein IQ-DOMAIN 1-like: MGRKNWLVAVKKAFSPDSNEKRDLKRSKSKKKWGFGKEKHRETTSTSEVETVQEPPPLPVEVVKLEEVENEQNNYGPSGAAAEVAVTAPVQTAVEVVRPTMISRYAGKSVEEVAAIKIQTAFRGYLARRALRALRGLVRLKTLIDGQSVKRQATNTLRSMQTLARVQSQIRSRRIRMAEENQALQRQLQLKRDKELENLKASMGENWDDSIQSKEQVEASLQHKQEAAMRRERALAYAFSHQQMTKNSSRSMNPMFMDPTNPHWGWSWLERWMAARPWESRSTTTDKELNDQSSMKSVSRSSMGVADISKSYARRELKVDKFSPTAQKPLRLSPSTPQSRLTTSGGKLNSASSGGNLNAQDEDCRSTFSMQSERPRRHSIAGSSVRDDESLASSPALPSYMIPTQSARAKSRLQIPLSSEKNEITPEKGSSVTVKKRLSFPASPGPRRHSGPPKVDSTSIKNISVNTEPIAVSNGGSN; this comes from the exons gtaaatcaaagaagaaatgggGATTTGGAAAAGAGAAACACCGGGAAACAACCTCTACTTCAGAGGTAGAAACTGTCCAAGAGCCACCACCTTTGCCAGTAGAGGTGGTGAAACTGGAGGAAGTCGAGAATGAGCAAAACAATTATGGTCCTTCTGGTGCTGCAGCTGAGGTGGCTGTTACTGCTCCTGTTCAGACAGCTGTAGAGGTTGTTCGGCCTACAATGATATCGCGTTATGCGGGTAAATCAGTGGAAGAGGTGGCTGCAATCAAGATTCAAACCGCCTTCCGAGGATATCTG GCTAGGAGAGCATTGCGTGCTTTAAGAGGATTGGTTAGGTTGAAAACGTTGATAGATGGGCAATCCGTAAAACGCCAAGCCACAAACACTTTACGAAGCATGCAGACTCTTGCTCGAGTACAGTCTCAAATCCGTTCAAGAAGGATCAGAATGGCTGAGGAGAACCAGGCTCTTCAGCGGCAGCTACAGTTAAAGCGCGACAAAGAGCTGGAGAACCTGAAAGCCAGT ATGGGAGAGAATTGGGATGACAGTATTCAATCCAAGGAGCAAGTCGAAGCCAGCTTACAACACAAACAAGAAGCTGCCATGAGAAGAGAAAGAGCACTGGCTTATGCGTTCTCTCACCAG CAAATGACAAAGAATTCTTCACGATCTATGAACCCAATGTTTATGGACCCAACCAATCCTCACTGGGGATGGAGTTGGTTAGAACGTTGGATGGCAGCCCGACCATGGGAGTCCAGAAGCACCACCACCGATAAAGAACTGAATGATCAATCATCTATGAAAAGTGTAAGTCGCAGTTCAATGGGTGTAGCAGATATAAGCAAATCGTATGCCCGTCGCGAACTCAAGGTGGACAAATTTTCACCAACAGCACAGAAGCCACTTCGCCTTTCACCTTCTACTCCCCAGTCCAGATTAACAACGTCAGGTGGGAAGTTAAATTCAGCAAGTTCAGGAGGAAACTTGAATGCCCAAGATGAAGATTGTAGAAGTACATTCAGCATGCAGTCAGAAAGGCCAAGGCGTCACAGCATTGCTGGGTCATCAGTAAGGGACGACGAGAGCTTAGCAAGTTCTCCTGCACTCCCTAGCTATATGATACCTACTCAATCAGCTCGCGCCAAATCCCGACTTCAAATCCCACTCTCATCTGAGAAAAATGAAATAACTCCAGAGAAGGGATCTTCTGTAACTGTGAAAAAACGGCTATCTTTTCCAGCATCTCCAGGGCCACGGCGACATTCAGGTCCTCCCAAGGTGGACAGCACATCCATTAAGAATATTAGTGTAAACACAGAACCTATTGCTGTGAGCAATGGAGGGAGCAATTAG
- the LOC113298547 gene encoding exonuclease V, chloroplastic-like isoform X2, whose translation MTEPIPPNSSPPPLIPIEIISEEEMTLIEAAFAATTKYLSSRSSSSSTCQIQRNGKSVETITLHTKRRLSGCSESDKNITSTDIEDLVDNSKNAQKKPKVFETFLHRFRRKRGLAITDITATEWCEKQMEFVLLRGKPKATRAMKAGTARHTKLEEEVIKRVEVRVEAAEDAWAVRLMNFIAGTNQLMFQGLTRELPVIGCVQGVWMVGVIDEIRMPVTDTSRNPIFVDTKTRVRPTLPSGPQTRNGRLQLMCYKYIWDSLVKDNFNARSFLSFFGLNPRYTLSEEIQQHTSSSGFPAKTLEDLLAYFRNTCSVLPLANELLLLRYEFQGDQSLLGEDNFTYDHAWLTGQIKYCLEFWLGERAAGFVPQEERWKCRSCEFASVCSSYAAADSRSIYRGDQVGTISPSI comes from the exons atgacAGAACCAATTCCACCAaattcttctcctcctccattgATCCCAATTGAGATCATAAGTGAAGAAGAAATGACTCTCATTGAGGCTGCCTTTGCAGCTACCACAAAGTATCTCTCCTctcgatcttcttcttcttcgacttgTCAAATTCAAAGAAATGGAAAATCAGTTGAAACAATCACTCTTCATACCAAGAGGAGATTATCCGGTTGTTCTGAATCTGATAAAAATATCACAAGTACAGATATTGAAGATTTGGTGGATAACTCAAAAAATGCCCAGAAGAAACCGAAAGTATTTGAAACGTTTTTACAtagatttcgaaggaaaagagGTCTTGCAATTACAGATATCACTGCTACG GAATGGTGTGAAAAACAAATGGAATTTGTTCTTCTTCGTGGCAAGCCAAAAGCCACCAGAGCTATGAAAGCAGGTACGGCTCGTCATACAAaacttgaagaagag GTAATAAAGAGGGTGGAAGTTCGTGTAGAAGCAGCAGAAGATGCTTGGGCAGTTAGGTTAATGAATTTCATTGCCGGCACGAATCAACTAATGTTTCAAGGGTTAACGCGCGAACTGCCAGT AATAGGTTGTGTACAAGGTGTTTGGATGGTGGGAGTGATTGATGAAATCCGAATGCCAGTAACAGATACTTCTCGAAATCCTATTTTTGTTGACACAAAAACTCGTGTTCGACCTACACTTCCTTCGGGACCGCAAACAAGAAATGGAAG GCTTCAGTTAATGTGTTACAAGTATATATGGGACAGCTTGGTGAAAGATAACTTCAATGCAAGAAGTTTCTTAAGCTTTTTTGGTTTGAACCCTCGCTACACTTTATCTGAAGAAATTCAACAGCACACTTCTAGCTCTGGTTTTCCTGCAAAG ACCCTCGAGGACTTGCTTGCATATTTCAGAAATACATGTTCTGTGCTGCCTCTGGCAAACGAGCTGCTTCTTTTAAG ATATGAATTCCAAGGAGATCAATCGTTGTTGGGTGAAGACAATTTCACATATGATCATGCTTGGCTCACGGGTCAGATCAAATACTGTCTCGAGTTCTGGTTGGGAGAACGAGCAGCTGGTTTTGTTCCTCAGGAGGAACGTTGGAAATGCAGATCTTGTGAGTTTGCTTCCGTGTGCTCTAGTTATGCTGCTGCTGATAGCAGAAGTATCTATAGAGGAGATCAAGTTGGCACCATTTCCCCATCCATTTAA
- the LOC113298547 gene encoding exonuclease V, chloroplastic-like isoform X1, giving the protein MTEPIPPNSSPPPLIPIEIISEEEMTLIEAAFAATTKYLSSRSSSSSTCQIQRNGKSVETITLHTKRRLSGCSESDKNITSTDIEDLVDNSKNAQKKPKVFETFLHRFRRKRGLAITDITATEWCEKQMEFVLLRGKPKATRAMKAGTARHTKLEEEVIKRVEVRVEAAEDAWAVRLMNFIAGTNQLMFQGLTRELPVIGCVQGVWMVGVIDEIRMPVTDTSRNPIFVDTKTRVRPTLPSGPQTRNGRLQLMCYKYIWDSLVKDNFNARSFLSFFGLNPRYTLSEEIQQHTSSSGFPAKVNLIFFTLNCVVPLIDTLPCFHEQTLEDLLAYFRNTCSVLPLANELLLLRYEFQGDQSLLGEDNFTYDHAWLTGQIKYCLEFWLGERAAGFVPQEERWKCRSCEFASVCSSYAAADSRSIYRGDQVGTISPSI; this is encoded by the exons atgacAGAACCAATTCCACCAaattcttctcctcctccattgATCCCAATTGAGATCATAAGTGAAGAAGAAATGACTCTCATTGAGGCTGCCTTTGCAGCTACCACAAAGTATCTCTCCTctcgatcttcttcttcttcgacttgTCAAATTCAAAGAAATGGAAAATCAGTTGAAACAATCACTCTTCATACCAAGAGGAGATTATCCGGTTGTTCTGAATCTGATAAAAATATCACAAGTACAGATATTGAAGATTTGGTGGATAACTCAAAAAATGCCCAGAAGAAACCGAAAGTATTTGAAACGTTTTTACAtagatttcgaaggaaaagagGTCTTGCAATTACAGATATCACTGCTACG GAATGGTGTGAAAAACAAATGGAATTTGTTCTTCTTCGTGGCAAGCCAAAAGCCACCAGAGCTATGAAAGCAGGTACGGCTCGTCATACAAaacttgaagaagag GTAATAAAGAGGGTGGAAGTTCGTGTAGAAGCAGCAGAAGATGCTTGGGCAGTTAGGTTAATGAATTTCATTGCCGGCACGAATCAACTAATGTTTCAAGGGTTAACGCGCGAACTGCCAGT AATAGGTTGTGTACAAGGTGTTTGGATGGTGGGAGTGATTGATGAAATCCGAATGCCAGTAACAGATACTTCTCGAAATCCTATTTTTGTTGACACAAAAACTCGTGTTCGACCTACACTTCCTTCGGGACCGCAAACAAGAAATGGAAG GCTTCAGTTAATGTGTTACAAGTATATATGGGACAGCTTGGTGAAAGATAACTTCAATGCAAGAAGTTTCTTAAGCTTTTTTGGTTTGAACCCTCGCTACACTTTATCTGAAGAAATTCAACAGCACACTTCTAGCTCTGGTTTTCCTGCAAAGGTGAATTTAATTTTCTTCACTCTTAATTGTGTTGTACCACTGATCGACACTTTGCCTTGTTTCCATGAGCAGACCCTCGAGGACTTGCTTGCATATTTCAGAAATACATGTTCTGTGCTGCCTCTGGCAAACGAGCTGCTTCTTTTAAG ATATGAATTCCAAGGAGATCAATCGTTGTTGGGTGAAGACAATTTCACATATGATCATGCTTGGCTCACGGGTCAGATCAAATACTGTCTCGAGTTCTGGTTGGGAGAACGAGCAGCTGGTTTTGTTCCTCAGGAGGAACGTTGGAAATGCAGATCTTGTGAGTTTGCTTCCGTGTGCTCTAGTTATGCTGCTGCTGATAGCAGAAGTATCTATAGAGGAGATCAAGTTGGCACCATTTCCCCATCCATTTAA